The following proteins come from a genomic window of Campylobacter concisus:
- the waaA gene encoding lipid IV(A) 3-deoxy-D-manno-octulosonic acid transferase — MIIIYYFLASILYLFGAIFLFFLSFKKKYHKSIPARFFLFNNPKFQDADVHFHACSFGEVQALKPLMQKFDSKAISVVTNTGFEAASKICSNTRFLPFEIFLPFWLKKSKILVIFEAELWLMLVFMAKLKGSRVILINARISDRSYKSYLKFGFFYRYLFKFIDKIYAQSELDKERLKSLGADEIEVVGNIKAAFLPSVSKIYEKPKARVIVLASTHLGEEEMILQNLNLKENDLLIIAPRHPERFAEVEKIAGDYAKKHDFSFAKFSQTYKFEAKVNLLDTLGELVNVYAISDIVVLGGSFAPNIGGHNPIECAQFNPVIISGEFIFNQKVLFSLVENIYIAKASEISGIIDSDAKKSKIAVQASTDAIIEDIRSTL; from the coding sequence GTGATAATAATATATTACTTTCTAGCCTCAATACTCTATCTCTTTGGGGCTATCTTTTTATTTTTTTTAAGTTTTAAAAAAAAGTATCACAAGTCGATTCCAGCACGTTTTTTCCTCTTTAATAATCCAAAATTTCAAGATGCAGATGTACATTTTCACGCTTGCTCATTTGGCGAGGTGCAAGCACTCAAGCCTTTGATGCAAAAATTTGATAGTAAAGCTATAAGTGTGGTGACAAATACAGGCTTTGAAGCGGCAAGTAAAATTTGCTCTAACACGAGATTTTTACCGTTTGAAATTTTCTTGCCATTTTGGCTAAAAAAGAGCAAAATTTTAGTAATTTTTGAGGCTGAGCTTTGGCTTATGCTAGTTTTCATGGCAAAGCTAAAAGGCAGCCGCGTGATACTGATAAACGCTAGAATTTCAGATAGAAGCTACAAAAGCTACTTAAAATTTGGCTTTTTTTACAGATATCTTTTTAAATTCATAGATAAAATTTACGCTCAAAGTGAGCTTGATAAAGAGAGGCTAAAGTCGCTTGGTGCAGATGAAATAGAGGTCGTTGGCAACATAAAGGCTGCGTTTTTGCCAAGCGTGAGTAAAATTTATGAAAAGCCAAAAGCTAGAGTGATCGTGCTGGCAAGCACGCATTTGGGCGAAGAAGAGATGATTTTGCAAAATTTAAATTTAAAAGAAAATGATCTTTTAATCATCGCACCACGCCATCCTGAGAGGTTCGCAGAGGTTGAGAAGATAGCAGGCGACTATGCTAAAAAGCATGACTTTAGCTTTGCGAAATTTAGTCAAACGTATAAATTTGAAGCTAAAGTAAATTTGCTTGACACTTTAGGTGAGCTTGTAAATGTCTATGCTATTAGCGATATAGTCGTGCTTGGAGGCAGTTTTGCGCCAAATATCGGTGGGCATAATCCAATCGAGTGCGCACAATTTAACCCAGTGATAATAAGTGGCGAGTTTATATTTAACCAAAAGGTGTTATTTAGCCTAGTTGAAAACATCTATATTGCAAAAGCAAGCGAGATCAGTGGCATAATAGATAGTGATGCTAAAAAGAGCAAGATCGCCGTGCAAGCAAGTACTGATGCGATCATAGAAGATATAAGGAGCACTTTATGA
- a CDS encoding RluA family pseudouridine synthase, which translates to MSEEKAYKILAKQKNISNNEAKELIDSGLVYAKGQKVMIARALMSENTKFSVEEMPKPSIIFEDENLIAISKPAAITSEKISQIYKFPLLHRLDKDTSGVLLLVKNDEFAALAINEFKKMKVEKIYVAAVRGIMSEEVVVNEPILTIKNKNGAISKISKDGKEAISEISPLMVVGKKTLVKVAIKTGRTHQIRVHLASLNLPIVGDEKYGKNRANRMFLHAYSIALLNYKFKAPIPREFNALGFELSNKFEI; encoded by the coding sequence ATGAGCGAAGAAAAAGCGTATAAAATTTTAGCCAAACAAAAAAATATCTCAAACAACGAGGCAAAGGAGCTAATAGATAGCGGTCTAGTCTATGCTAAAGGCCAAAAAGTGATGATAGCTCGAGCACTAATGAGTGAAAATACCAAATTTAGCGTCGAAGAGATGCCAAAGCCAAGCATTATTTTTGAAGATGAAAATTTAATAGCAATCAGTAAGCCAGCTGCCATAACTAGTGAAAAAATTAGTCAAATTTATAAATTTCCACTCCTTCACAGGCTCGATAAGGACACAAGCGGCGTGTTGCTTCTTGTAAAAAATGATGAATTCGCAGCACTTGCCATAAATGAATTTAAAAAGATGAAGGTTGAGAAAATTTACGTGGCCGCAGTTAGGGGCATCATGAGCGAAGAAGTGGTCGTAAATGAGCCAATCTTAACGATTAAAAATAAAAATGGCGCCATTTCAAAGATATCAAAAGATGGCAAAGAGGCGATCAGTGAAATTTCACCTCTCATGGTTGTTGGCAAAAAAACGCTGGTAAAAGTTGCCATAAAAACAGGCAGAACGCACCAGATAAGAGTGCATTTGGCTAGCTTAAATTTACCTATCGTTGGCGATGAGAAATACGGCAAAAATAGGGCAAATAGAATGTTTTTGCATGCCTATTCTATTGCTCTTTTAAACTATAAATTTAAAGCGCCGATCCCAAGAGAATTTAATGCTCTTGGATTTGAGCTATCTAATAAATTTGAAATTTAA
- the ffh gene encoding signal recognition particle protein produces MFEQISESFRLAVSKIRFVDDEKALKNALDVLKKALLKADVHHKVTKDLLTSIESELKQTGVGQKNFLDAIKSNLTTILTAPGNQGFVYAPVAPTIVLMAGLQGSGKTTTTIKLANYLKLRKKKVLVAACDLQRLAAVEQLRQLCVANEIDLFFIENENNPIKVAKEALEKAKSGLYDVLLVDTAGRLAIDEKLMQEIKDVKNAINPYEIFYVADAMSGQDAVKTATSFNEILGISGVILSKFDSDSKGGVAISIAKQLNIPLRFVGIGEKVADIESFIPDRIVSRIMGEGDLATLVEKTSTIIDEKEAKRLNQKIKKGQFNFNDFLDQMESVKKLGSMKSLMGMIPGLSNIANQIKDIDLDNSKEILHIKAMINSMTQKERENPELLNNSRKRRLAAGSGLSQIEVNRFLKQFENASKLAKKFSGKGGAKGLANMLSQANLKRPV; encoded by the coding sequence GTGTTCGAACAAATTAGCGAGTCTTTTAGATTAGCCGTTAGCAAGATACGTTTTGTAGATGACGAAAAAGCTCTAAAAAACGCACTTGACGTGCTTAAAAAAGCTCTTTTAAAAGCCGATGTTCACCACAAAGTCACCAAAGACCTACTCACATCTATCGAAAGCGAACTAAAGCAAACTGGCGTTGGCCAAAAGAATTTCTTGGATGCGATCAAGTCAAATTTAACGACTATCTTAACAGCTCCTGGCAATCAAGGCTTTGTCTATGCACCAGTTGCACCGACCATTGTTTTGATGGCTGGTTTGCAAGGTAGTGGTAAAACAACGACAACTATCAAGCTTGCAAACTATCTAAAATTAAGAAAGAAAAAAGTTTTAGTTGCGGCTTGTGACTTGCAAAGATTAGCAGCAGTTGAGCAGCTAAGACAGCTCTGCGTTGCAAATGAGATCGATCTTTTCTTTATAGAAAATGAAAATAATCCTATAAAAGTAGCAAAAGAAGCACTAGAAAAAGCAAAAAGTGGCCTTTATGATGTGCTTTTGGTGGATACCGCTGGTCGTCTTGCGATCGATGAAAAGTTGATGCAAGAGATAAAAGATGTAAAAAATGCTATAAATCCATATGAAATTTTCTATGTAGCTGACGCTATGAGCGGACAAGATGCTGTAAAAACAGCTACAAGTTTTAATGAAATTTTAGGAATTTCTGGAGTTATCCTTTCTAAATTTGACTCTGACTCAAAGGGCGGCGTAGCTATCAGTATCGCTAAACAGCTAAATATTCCACTTAGATTTGTCGGTATTGGCGAGAAAGTAGCCGATATCGAGAGCTTTATACCAGACCGTATCGTAAGCCGTATAATGGGTGAGGGCGACCTAGCTACTTTGGTCGAGAAGACATCGACTATTATTGATGAAAAAGAGGCAAAACGTCTAAATCAAAAGATAAAAAAAGGTCAGTTTAACTTTAATGACTTTTTAGATCAAATGGAAAGTGTTAAAAAGCTTGGCAGTATGAAGTCTTTGATGGGGATGATACCTGGGCTTTCAAACATAGCAAATCAGATAAAAGATATAGATCTTGATAATTCAAAAGAAATTTTACATATTAAGGCTATGATAAACTCTATGACGCAAAAAGAGCGTGAAAATCCTGAACTTTTGAATAATAGTAGAAAAAGACGTTTAGCGGCTGGTTCCGGACTTTCTCAGATAGAGGTAAATCGATTTTTAAAGCAGTTTGAAAATGCCTCAAAACTTGCTAAGAAATTTTCAGGAAAAGGTGGAGCAAAAGGACTTGCAAATATGCTTTCTCAAGCAAATTTAAAAAGACCTGTTTGA
- the rpsP gene encoding 30S ribosomal protein S16 has product MATVVRLTRMGRKKRPFYRIVVTDSRKRRDSGWIESIGYYNPMVEPNVINFNKERLDYWKSVGAKLSDRVAQITK; this is encoded by the coding sequence ATGGCAACAGTAGTAAGACTAACAAGAATGGGACGCAAAAAAAGACCTTTTTATCGTATAGTTGTTACAGATAGCAGAAAAAGACGCGACAGCGGTTGGATAGAGAGCATTGGTTATTACAACCCTATGGTTGAGCCAAATGTTATAAATTTCAACAAAGAGAGATTAGACTACTGGAAAAGCGTCGGTGCTAAACTTAGTGACAGAGTTGCACAAATTACAAAATAA
- a CDS encoding KH domain-containing protein, translating to MVENFLYEYAKLIADFPEKVTIERQELGENFVEIIINADKIDTGKLIGKDGKMINAIKTVIIGCKAKDNTSYRVTVKAIE from the coding sequence ATGGTTGAAAATTTTTTATACGAATACGCCAAGCTGATAGCTGATTTTCCTGAAAAGGTGACTATTGAGCGTCAAGAGCTTGGTGAAAATTTTGTTGAAATTATCATAAATGCTGATAAGATTGATACTGGAAAACTTATCGGTAAAGACGGTAAAATGATAAATGCTATAAAGACCGTTATTATTGGTTGCAAAGCCAAAGATAATACAAGCTATAGGGTAACGGTAAAAGCTATTGAATAG
- the rimM gene encoding ribosome maturation factor RimM (Essential for efficient processing of 16S rRNA), which yields MNSDIVEVATIGRCVGLRGYLKLHNKSDFPEQFKKGATFFDKNNDQLTIKDYNRQKELVLFENFDDLDLAKTLVNKTIYTTKELTRKNCKLKKNEFFQFDIIGLKVIENGEILGIVEDIQDNFANSLLCIKTDEKLIMSGNPKNFYIPYLEHFIISVNLDNEEILVKGAIAILENS from the coding sequence TTGAATAGTGATATTGTTGAAGTCGCTACTATCGGAAGATGTGTTGGTTTAAGGGGTTATTTAAAACTTCACAACAAGAGCGACTTCCCAGAGCAATTTAAAAAAGGTGCAACCTTTTTTGACAAAAACAATGATCAGCTCACTATAAAAGACTATAACAGACAAAAAGAGCTGGTTTTGTTTGAAAATTTTGATGACTTAGACCTTGCTAAGACACTTGTAAATAAAACTATCTACACCACAAAAGAACTCACTAGAAAAAACTGCAAATTAAAAAAAAATGAATTTTTTCAGTTTGATATTATTGGCTTAAAAGTTATAGAAAATGGTGAAATTTTGGGTATTGTAGAAGATATCCAAGATAATTTTGCAAATTCACTTTTATGCATAAAAACAGATGAAAAGCTTATTATGAGCGGCAATCCAAAGAATTTTTACATTCCATATTTAGAGCATTTTATTATAAGTGTAAATTTAGATAATGAAGAGATTTTGGTAAAAGGTGCTATAGCTATTTTAGAAAATTCATGA
- the trmD gene encoding tRNA (guanosine(37)-N1)-methyltransferase TrmD yields MKFTFITLFENLVKPYFSDSILKRAIGNKFIEIDFINPRNFTKDKHNKVDNYMIGGGAGLLMFPQPLDESIKFLKEKDKNAHVIFLTPAGKKFNQNDAKRLSKKDHICFVCSRYEGLDERVVELWADEVFCIGDFILTGGELPALCMSDAISRNIPGILGNDMSLEVESFEDNLLEAPSFTKPDNFKSLFVVSEFLKGNHARIHNLKNKMAHCKTRYFRPDLYQKLKPHK; encoded by the coding sequence ATGAAATTTACATTTATTACACTTTTTGAAAATTTAGTTAAACCTTATTTTAGTGATTCTATTTTAAAACGTGCAATTGGTAATAAATTTATCGAAATTGATTTTATAAATCCAAGGAATTTTACCAAAGATAAGCATAATAAAGTCGATAATTATATGATAGGAGGTGGAGCAGGGCTTTTGATGTTTCCACAGCCTTTGGATGAGTCGATCAAATTTCTAAAAGAAAAAGATAAAAATGCTCATGTGATATTTTTAACGCCAGCTGGTAAAAAATTTAATCAAAATGATGCAAAGAGGCTTTCTAAAAAAGATCACATTTGTTTTGTTTGTAGTAGATATGAAGGCCTTGATGAACGAGTTGTTGAGCTTTGGGCAGATGAAGTTTTTTGTATAGGTGATTTTATTTTAACTGGCGGTGAGCTACCCGCACTTTGTATGAGCGACGCTATATCAAGAAATATTCCTGGGATTTTAGGAAATGATATGAGTCTTGAAGTGGAGAGTTTTGAGGATAATTTGCTTGAAGCTCCATCTTTTACAAAACCTGATAATTTTAAATCTCTCTTTGTAGTTTCAGAGTTTTTAAAGGGTAATCATGCTAGAATCCACAACTTAAAAAACAAGATGGCTCACTGCAAAACAAGGTACTTTCGCCCTGATTTATATCAAAAGCTAAAGCCACATAAATAA
- the rplS gene encoding 50S ribosomal protein L19, giving the protein MRNKYIEAFENAQIASKNIPDFRAGDTLRVATRIHEGDKTRIQNFEGICIARRGSGTGETFIIRKIGANSVGVERIFPIFSDSIEEIKVLRKGRVRRAKLFYLRDLRGKAAKIRELRK; this is encoded by the coding sequence ATGAGAAATAAATACATTGAAGCGTTTGAAAATGCACAAATTGCTAGTAAGAATATCCCTGACTTCCGTGCAGGTGATACATTGCGTGTGGCTACTCGTATTCATGAGGGCGACAAAACAAGAATTCAAAATTTTGAAGGTATTTGTATAGCTAGACGCGGTAGCGGTACTGGCGAAACATTTATTATCAGAAAAATTGGTGCTAATAGTGTCGGTGTTGAGAGAATTTTTCCAATCTTTAGTGACTCAATTGAAGAGATAAAGGTTCTTAGAAAAGGTCGTGTTAGAAGAGCTAAATTATTCTATCTACGTGACCTTCGTGGTAAAGCTGCTAAAATCCGCGAACTTAGAAAATAA
- a CDS encoding CorA family divalent cation transporter codes for MSYKSSVCGYFYGDEYDYILLVSFTQKQSYKFLFKNGKIYKEDFDHECDKNEFEAALKKLCNEYANKILEHQDELNEYEKIYASRKNFNQFIKRHHFLKYEIRKFQNKISHFYETLSICQSEQQNLKKELKNSTHEANVFRTMANEYACRIDDIYTFIQSIKNDKINQNIYILTMISAVMLPLNLITGFFGMNTQGLPFNETKNATMIVVSIMLGVILCCVIFLFWYTNKKK; via the coding sequence ATGAGCTATAAAAGTTCAGTTTGTGGATATTTCTATGGCGATGAATACGACTATATTTTGCTTGTTTCTTTCACACAAAAGCAAAGCTATAAATTTTTATTTAAAAATGGCAAAATTTATAAAGAAGATTTTGATCACGAATGCGATAAAAACGAGTTTGAAGCGGCTCTTAAAAAACTATGTAATGAATATGCAAACAAAATTTTAGAACATCAAGATGAGCTAAACGAGTATGAAAAAATTTATGCTAGTCGAAAAAACTTTAATCAATTTATCAAAAGACACCACTTTCTAAAATATGAGATTAGAAAATTTCAAAACAAGATATCTCACTTTTATGAGACACTTTCGATTTGTCAAAGCGAGCAACAAAATTTAAAAAAAGAGCTTAAAAATAGTACTCATGAGGCAAATGTTTTTAGAACAATGGCTAATGAATATGCCTGTAGAATCGATGATATTTATACATTTATACAAAGTATAAAAAACGACAAAATCAATCAAAACATTTACATTTTAACAATGATATCGGCTGTAATGCTACCACTAAATCTGATAACTGGTTTTTTTGGTATGAATACACAAGGCTTGCCATTTAATGAAACTAAAAATGCTACCATGATAGTTGTATCAATAATGCTTGGAGTAATTCTTTGTTGTGTTATTTTTTTATTTTGGTATACAAATAAGAAGAAGTAG
- the tgt gene encoding tRNA guanosine(34) transglycosylase Tgt → MKFEVIKKDGNARRGILTTAHSVIQTPVFMPVGTVGAVKSLDAFDMSEILDAKIILANTYHMYLRPGSKVVREFGGLHGFSKFERSFLTDSGGFQAFSLRSNTKNDDCGIKFKSHIDGSMHYFTPRSVLDTQYDLGSDIMMILDDLVALPAEPKRIDLSIKRTIKWAKEAIDYHKFMQSKGVGLEQNIFGIVQGGTDYEARKFCAEALNELPFDGLAIGGLSVGESNEAMYDTVEAVMPFMDELRPRYLMGVGTPEDLVENVERGVDMFDCVMPTRNARNGTLFTSFGKINIKSAKFINDHAPIDPQCQCYTCKRYSRGYLNHLFKARELTFFRLVSLHNLHYYLNLMKEMREAIERGEFAKFKKNFYAKRAKNEL, encoded by the coding sequence ATGAAATTTGAAGTTATAAAAAAAGATGGAAATGCAAGGCGTGGTATCCTAACAACTGCCCACAGCGTGATACAAACGCCAGTTTTCATGCCAGTTGGCACGGTTGGCGCGGTTAAAAGCTTAGACGCCTTTGATATGAGTGAAATTTTAGACGCAAAGATAATCTTAGCAAACACTTACCACATGTATCTGCGCCCTGGTAGCAAGGTCGTGCGCGAGTTTGGCGGACTTCATGGATTTTCTAAATTTGAGCGCTCGTTTTTAACAGATAGCGGCGGATTTCAGGCATTTTCGCTTAGATCAAACACCAAAAACGATGATTGCGGGATAAAATTTAAAAGCCATATCGACGGCAGTATGCACTACTTCACGCCAAGATCCGTCCTTGACACACAGTACGATCTAGGTAGCGACATTATGATGATACTTGATGATCTAGTCGCCTTGCCTGCTGAGCCAAAAAGGATCGATCTAAGCATAAAACGAACGATAAAATGGGCAAAAGAGGCGATTGATTATCATAAATTTATGCAGAGTAAAGGCGTTGGCTTAGAGCAAAATATCTTTGGCATCGTTCAAGGAGGCACTGATTATGAAGCACGTAAATTTTGCGCCGAAGCTTTAAATGAGCTGCCATTTGATGGCCTTGCGATAGGAGGGCTAAGCGTTGGCGAGAGCAATGAGGCGATGTATGACACTGTTGAGGCGGTTATGCCATTTATGGATGAGCTAAGGCCGCGTTATCTAATGGGCGTTGGTACGCCTGAAGATCTCGTGGAAAACGTGGAGCGAGGCGTTGATATGTTTGACTGCGTCATGCCAACAAGAAATGCAAGAAACGGCACGCTCTTTACTAGCTTTGGCAAGATAAATATAAAATCAGCCAAATTTATAAACGACCACGCGCCAATTGACCCGCAGTGTCAGTGCTATACCTGCAAACGCTACTCCAGAGGCTACTTAAATCACCTTTTTAAGGCAAGAGAGCTCACATTTTTTAGGCTAGTAAGCCTTCACAACCTGCACTACTATCTAAATTTAATGAAAGAGATGAGAGAGGCAATAGAAAGAGGCGAATTTGCTAAATTTAAGAAAAATTTTTATGCTAAAAGGGCAAAAAATGAGCTATAA
- a CDS encoding MlaE family ABC transporter permease: MQKRNDIVFTEANGTATIKFAGEFSYKEAKNLQSIFKKIQKFNGNVKFDFSELKSIDYAVLILLKNTLNGKKFEIVTNDAKIKAMGDLLNDEKIDFNYMPPHNSLNFFSRLGEKICEGFVNLLEFGSFLGEFLIKSVRILFNPTNLRFREFSNYMKDGGVNAVFIVSLTAFLIGVVLAYLGSAMLASFGASIFIVEIMGMLTLREVAPLIAAIVVAGRSASSFTAQIGAMKLTEEIDAMKTMGFEPFNFLVLPRIIAMVLCVPVIIFIADGISILGQMIICQTILDISFSDYLNRFREMVELRHFAVGMIKAPFFGAVIAIIGCMRGFGVSQNAQSLGAMTTVSVVNAIFWVIALDAFFAIIFMWLKI; this comes from the coding sequence TTGCAAAAGAGAAATGATATCGTTTTTACCGAAGCAAACGGTACTGCGACCATAAAATTTGCAGGCGAGTTTAGCTACAAAGAGGCTAAAAATTTACAAAGCATTTTTAAAAAAATTCAAAAGTTTAACGGCAATGTTAAATTTGACTTTAGCGAGCTAAAGAGCATTGATTACGCTGTTTTGATCCTTTTAAAAAACACGCTAAATGGCAAGAAATTTGAGATCGTCACAAATGACGCCAAGATAAAGGCGATGGGCGATCTTTTAAATGACGAGAAGATCGATTTTAACTACATGCCACCGCACAATAGCCTAAATTTTTTCTCACGCTTGGGAGAGAAAATTTGCGAGGGATTTGTAAATTTGCTTGAGTTTGGCTCGTTTTTGGGCGAGTTTTTGATAAAAAGCGTTAGGATTTTATTTAATCCTACAAATTTAAGGTTTAGAGAATTTAGCAACTACATGAAAGATGGCGGTGTAAATGCCGTTTTCATCGTATCACTCACCGCTTTTTTGATAGGCGTCGTGCTCGCATATCTTGGTAGTGCTATGCTTGCAAGTTTTGGGGCAAGTATATTTATAGTCGAGATCATGGGGATGCTGACGCTTAGAGAAGTGGCTCCACTCATAGCTGCTATCGTCGTGGCAGGCAGGTCAGCCTCAAGTTTTACCGCGCAAATTGGCGCTATGAAGCTAACTGAAGAGATTGATGCGATGAAGACGATGGGCTTTGAGCCCTTTAACTTCTTGGTGCTGCCACGCATCATCGCCATGGTGCTTTGCGTGCCTGTCATCATCTTTATAGCAGACGGGATAAGCATTTTAGGGCAGATGATCATTTGCCAAACTATACTTGATATCAGTTTTAGCGACTATCTAAATAGATTTCGTGAGATGGTCGAGCTTAGGCACTTTGCTGTTGGCATGATAAAAGCGCCGTTTTTTGGTGCTGTAATAGCGATCATTGGGTGCATGAGGGGGTTTGGCGTTAGTCAAAATGCTCAGAGTCTTGGAGCAATGACTACTGTTAGCGTTGTAAATGCGATATTTTGGGTCATCGCGCTTGACGCGTTTTTCGCGATAATTTTTATGTGGCTAAAAATATGA
- a CDS encoding ABC transporter ATP-binding protein, producing MNEIIVGKNITTSYGDKIMHDNVSWSIKEAEIYGFLGGSGAGKTTLMKTMIYLKKPSEGDIFFDGVNMWKSSQEEQQEIKLKSGTMFQFGALYSSMTILDNVGVLLHEYSKFNKRQIDEIAMFWIQKVGLKKEVSMLYPSELSGGMKKRAALARALVLSPRVLFLDEPNSGLDPVSSRQMDALIKELRDSIGVTVVMVTHDADSIFDILDRFLIIDNKKIAFEGDIKELEYLKNNPLEELFKMRKK from the coding sequence ATGAATGAGATAATAGTTGGAAAAAATATAACGACAAGTTATGGCGATAAGATAATGCACGATAATGTGAGCTGGAGCATTAAAGAGGCTGAGATTTACGGCTTTTTAGGCGGTAGTGGTGCTGGTAAAACGACGCTTATGAAGACGATGATATATCTAAAAAAGCCAAGCGAGGGCGATATATTTTTTGACGGTGTTAATATGTGGAAAAGTAGTCAAGAGGAGCAGCAAGAGATAAAGCTAAAAAGTGGGACGATGTTTCAGTTTGGAGCACTTTATAGCTCAATGACAATACTTGATAACGTGGGTGTTTTGCTTCATGAGTACTCTAAATTTAACAAACGTCAGATTGATGAGATAGCGATGTTTTGGATACAAAAAGTCGGACTCAAAAAAGAGGTCTCGATGCTTTATCCAAGCGAGCTAAGTGGTGGTATGAAAAAGCGTGCTGCGCTAGCAAGAGCTTTGGTTTTAAGTCCAAGGGTGCTATTTTTAGATGAGCCAAACAGCGGCCTTGATCCTGTTAGCTCGCGTCAGATGGACGCGCTCATAAAGGAGCTTCGTGATAGCATCGGAGTAACCGTCGTTATGGTGACGCATGATGCCGATAGCATTTTTGATATTTTGGATAGATTTTTGATAATAGATAACAAAAAAATAGCCTTTGAGGGAGATATAAAAGAGCTTGAATATCTTAAAAACAACCCGCTTGAAGAGCTATTTAAAATGAGGAAAAAGTAG
- a CDS encoding MlaD family protein translates to MENRNSYTIVGMFFIACLTAFAIFIWWMTSKNNTKVDFKEYYIHTSELPSGLKVDSTVKFIGVPAGSVSDINFVDDKNALINITMKIREDLPIKADSIASIEVQAISGVASINISRGTKDFKPGDKPILKLEESLLSKLGNNAENITLKINQTLDKVDGFFSAENIAHIESILRNIDKFTQVLTDENGLSEVDSIVKNVKNFTDSLNKTDTKELAKNLNKLIASANSVFVSANSAVSGYSSLQDIVTQKVKNGEYDLRNTLSPLLREASEFLNGFDKTLREFRGALQRLEDNPYEFFFTNPVPNDKGDKK, encoded by the coding sequence ATGGAAAATAGAAATTCTTATACCATTGTTGGCATGTTTTTCATAGCCTGCCTTACAGCTTTTGCGATATTTATCTGGTGGATGACTAGTAAAAATAACACAAAGGTTGATTTTAAGGAGTATTACATCCACACGAGCGAGCTGCCAAGTGGGCTAAAGGTTGATTCTACGGTTAAATTTATCGGCGTGCCAGCAGGAAGCGTTAGTGATATAAATTTTGTCGATGACAAAAACGCTCTTATAAACATCACGATGAAGATAAGAGAAGATCTGCCTATAAAGGCTGATAGCATAGCAAGTATCGAAGTTCAGGCAATTAGTGGTGTGGCTAGTATAAATATAAGCCGAGGCACGAAGGATTTTAAACCAGGTGATAAGCCTATTTTAAAGCTTGAAGAGAGCCTTCTTTCAAAGCTTGGAAACAACGCTGAAAACATCACTTTAAAGATAAATCAAACCCTTGATAAAGTTGATGGCTTTTTCTCGGCTGAAAATATCGCTCACATCGAGTCAATCCTAAGAAATATCGATAAATTTACACAGGTTTTAACCGATGAAAATGGTCTAAGCGAGGTTGATAGCATCGTTAAAAATGTAAAAAATTTCACCGATAGCTTAAACAAAACCGACACAAAAGAGCTTGCTAAAAATTTAAACAAGCTAATTGCTAGTGCAAATTCAGTTTTTGTTTCAGCAAATTCAGCCGTCAGTGGCTATAGCTCTCTTCAAGATATCGTCACTCAAAAGGTAAAAAACGGCGAGTATGACCTTAGAAATACGCTCTCACCACTACTTAGAGAGGCTAGCGAGTTTTTAAATGGATTTGACAAGACGCTTCGTGAGTTTAGGGGTGCGCTCCAAAGACTTGAAGATAATCCTTACGAGTTTTTCTTCACAAATCCAGTGCCAAATGACAAAGGAGATAAAAAATGA